In Centropristis striata isolate RG_2023a ecotype Rhode Island chromosome 1, C.striata_1.0, whole genome shotgun sequence, one DNA window encodes the following:
- the LOC131971179 gene encoding fibroblast growth factor-binding protein 1-like: protein MLLKTLAPWLLLAFVGLQVSLSSGARKKNREAGKSSIPAAELRYSRGKFAGGGKMLCTRSAVNDRDRVRVTVKCEDPEARVKGGVTELRCNYYAKPHGCPGYLSNNKNFWKQVGRAFKKLKGKVCKDERSGVGASMCKRAPLDVHFELDKSSAVSLAQSGGDETLPLPRATAAAGKNCTERADHRKTAEENCGSWFSVCNFFMSMLQSDNC from the coding sequence ATGCTGCTGAAGACTCTCGCCCCCTGGCTGCTGCTGGCCTTCGTTGGGCTGCAGGTCTCTCTGTCCTCCGGTGCGCGCAAAAAGAACCGAGAGGCGGGCAAGAGCTCGATCCCAGCGGCTGAACTCAGGTATTCCCGGGGGAAGTTCGCCGGCGGTGGCAAGATGCTGTGCACGCGGAGTGCGGTAAACGACCGGGACAGAGTCAGAGTAACGGTGAAGTGCGAGGACCCGGAGGCGCGCGTCAAAGGCGGAGTCACCGAGCTGCGGTGTAACTACTACGCCAAACCTCACGGCTGCCCGGGCTACCTGTCCAACAACAAGAACTTCTGGAAACAGGTGGGCCGCGCGTTCAAAAAACTGAAAGGCAAAGTGTGCAAGGACGAGCGCTCGGGGGTGGGGGCTAGCATGTGTAAGCGCGCGCCCCTGGATGTGCACTTCGAGCTGGACAAAAGCAGCGCCGTGTCCCTTGCTCAGTCCGGAGGAGACGAGACCCTTCCGCTTCCTCGCGCCACCGCTGCGGCCGGGAAGAACTGCACAGAGCGCGCGGATCACCGGAAAACGGCTGAAGAGAACTGCGGCTCGTGGTTCAGTGTGTGCAACTTCTTTATGTCAATGCTGCAGAGCGACAACTGTTAG